One window of Mesorhizobium sp. PAMC28654 genomic DNA carries:
- a CDS encoding ABC transporter ATP-binding protein — protein MIKPGNQSGLPLRLAGLSKNYGSFKALEPTNLDVNAGEFLTLLGPSGSGKTTLLNLTAGYIEPTAGEIRIGERDVTHTPARHRNIGMVFQNYALFPHMSVGENVAYGLTVRRLTKADIAGKVAEILALMRLDGFADRPIQQLSGGQQQRVALARALVIEPDVLLMDEPLGALDKQLRRSVQLELRRLHQRLGRTTIYVTHDQEEALVLSDRIAVMDSGRIQQLGTVDDLYDRPVNAFVAGFIGESNLLPVRVLSTSGGQASVDVEAFSRTIAVEAAPGTVPGEPARLLIRPEHVELGQGGDGVVAEIVEVIYLGELTQLTLRLESGQTLAARQITDRTLQAGARVHVSWKPGNVRAVPHTPPKPTKTEKADA, from the coding sequence ATGATCAAGCCGGGGAACCAATCAGGACTGCCGCTGCGGCTTGCCGGCCTGTCGAAGAACTATGGAAGCTTCAAGGCGCTGGAACCCACAAACCTTGATGTGAACGCCGGCGAGTTCCTGACGCTGCTTGGCCCCTCGGGCTCGGGCAAGACGACGCTGCTCAACCTCACTGCCGGCTATATCGAGCCGACGGCGGGCGAAATCCGCATCGGCGAGCGCGACGTGACGCACACGCCCGCCCGCCATCGCAACATCGGCATGGTCTTCCAGAACTACGCATTGTTCCCGCACATGAGCGTCGGCGAGAACGTCGCCTATGGCCTGACAGTACGCCGGCTAACGAAAGCTGACATTGCTGGAAAGGTCGCTGAAATCCTCGCCCTGATGCGGCTCGACGGCTTCGCCGACCGGCCGATCCAGCAACTGTCGGGCGGACAGCAGCAGCGCGTGGCGCTGGCCCGTGCGCTGGTCATCGAACCCGACGTGCTGCTGATGGACGAACCGCTTGGCGCGCTCGACAAGCAGCTCCGCCGCTCGGTTCAGCTCGAATTGCGCCGACTTCACCAACGCCTTGGCCGCACCACCATCTATGTCACCCACGACCAGGAGGAGGCACTGGTGCTGTCCGACCGCATCGCGGTGATGGACAGCGGCCGCATCCAGCAGTTGGGGACGGTCGACGATCTCTATGACCGCCCCGTCAACGCCTTCGTCGCCGGCTTCATCGGCGAGTCCAATCTGTTGCCGGTGCGTGTTCTCTCCACCTCCGGCGGCCAGGCCTCGGTCGATGTCGAGGCATTCAGCAGGACAATTGCCGTCGAGGCAGCGCCGGGGACAGTGCCCGGCGAGCCGGCGCGGCTGCTGATCCGGCCGGAACATGTCGAGCTCGGCCAAGGCGGCGACGGCGTCGTCGCCGAGATCGTCGAGGTGATCTATCTCGGCGAACTCACCCAGCTCACCCTCAGGCTGGAGAGCGGTCAGACGCTCGCGGCCCGCCAGATCACCGACCGGACATTGCAGGCCGGCGCCAGGGTCCATGTGTCGTGGAAGCCGGGCAATGTCCGTGCCGTTCCTCATACCCCACCAAAACCCACCAAAACGGAGAAAGCTGATGCATAG
- a CDS encoding ABC transporter permease, with protein MNRLPLLLRIAANAGASLVLAFLVLPILAVVPASFNKASFIYLPPRAWSDVWYERFLADPEWRSSLFNSIEVATLATVIAVVLGTLAAIGLRRIDGRLRTIVTGLFLAPMIVPVIVTAVALYRSALDVGLSGTILGMSLGHALLALPFVVINVGIALRAVDDNWLKAAAGLGAGPWTIFRTVTLPNIVPGIVGGAIFSFITSFDEVIVAVFMAGYSSKTLPVKIWESIRLEFTPVIAVAATVMIALAIVLFALAQIVSSRTGGRAQ; from the coding sequence ATGAACAGGCTGCCGCTTTTGCTGCGCATCGCCGCCAATGCCGGGGCCAGCCTGGTCCTGGCCTTCCTGGTGCTGCCGATCCTCGCGGTGGTTCCGGCCTCCTTCAACAAGGCGAGCTTCATCTATTTGCCGCCGCGTGCCTGGTCCGATGTCTGGTACGAGCGCTTCCTCGCCGATCCCGAATGGCGCAGCTCCCTGTTCAACAGCATCGAGGTCGCGACGCTGGCGACGGTGATCGCCGTGGTGCTTGGAACACTGGCGGCGATCGGCCTGCGCCGGATCGACGGCCGCCTGCGCACCATCGTCACCGGACTGTTCCTGGCGCCGATGATCGTGCCGGTCATCGTCACCGCCGTGGCACTCTACCGCAGCGCGCTCGATGTCGGCCTCAGCGGCACCATCCTCGGCATGAGCCTTGGCCATGCCTTGCTGGCGCTGCCTTTCGTGGTCATCAATGTTGGCATCGCCTTGCGCGCCGTCGACGACAACTGGCTGAAGGCGGCGGCCGGCCTCGGCGCCGGGCCATGGACGATCTTTCGCACCGTCACCTTGCCGAACATCGTGCCCGGTATTGTCGGCGGCGCCATCTTCTCCTTCATCACCTCTTTCGACGAGGTGATCGTCGCCGTGTTCATGGCCGGCTATTCCTCGAAGACGCTGCCGGTGAAGATCTGGGAATCGATCCGGCTGGAATTCACCCCGGTCATCGCCGTCGCCGCGACCGTGATGATCGCGCTTGCGATCGTGCTGTTCGCCTTGGCGCAGATTGTCAGCAGCAGGACCGGAGGCCGGGCCCAATGA
- a CDS encoding ABC transporter permease: MSRRHLETACLLGPALVVLALLFVVPLARLFSLAFTDPAGPFATFGILAESSVYRQVMWNTFVVAVVVTVLCALLAWPVAYVLSRLKGVWFAVALYGVLFPFWISVLVRTFAWMMLLERNGPINRLLMSTGLTDAPLALLFNNVGVLIGMIHILLPYMILPLYGAMIRIDRRLLLASDGLGAGLLDTFRRIYLPLCLPGLAGGATFVFLLSLGFFITPALLGGSNAITLSMLIASFVNDRLAWSLAAAGSMALLAIVLVLMALTARLLPVEKGFFAR, encoded by the coding sequence ATGTCGCGCCGGCATCTCGAAACCGCATGCCTGCTCGGCCCGGCCCTGGTCGTGCTGGCGCTGCTGTTCGTGGTGCCGCTGGCGCGGCTTTTCTCCCTGGCTTTCACCGATCCCGCCGGCCCGTTCGCGACTTTCGGCATCCTGGCCGAAAGCTCTGTCTATCGCCAGGTGATGTGGAATACCTTTGTCGTCGCCGTCGTCGTCACCGTGCTTTGCGCGCTGCTGGCCTGGCCGGTCGCCTATGTGCTGTCGCGCCTCAAAGGCGTGTGGTTCGCGGTGGCGCTCTATGGCGTGCTGTTTCCCTTCTGGATATCGGTGCTGGTGCGCACCTTTGCCTGGATGATGCTGCTCGAACGCAACGGACCGATCAACCGGCTGTTGATGAGCACCGGCCTCACCGATGCGCCGCTTGCCCTGCTGTTCAACAATGTCGGCGTGCTGATCGGCATGATTCACATCCTCCTGCCCTACATGATCCTGCCGCTCTACGGCGCCATGATCCGCATCGACCGCCGGCTGCTGCTGGCCAGCGACGGGCTTGGTGCGGGCCTGCTCGACACTTTCCGCCGCATCTATCTTCCGCTCTGCCTGCCCGGCCTTGCCGGCGGTGCGACCTTCGTCTTCCTGCTGTCGCTCGGCTTCTTCATCACGCCCGCGCTGCTTGGCGGCTCGAACGCCATCACGCTTTCCATGCTGATCGCGAGCTTCGTCAATGACCGTCTCGCCTGGTCGCTCGCCGCCGCCGGTTCGATGGCGCTGCTGGCGATCGTGCTTGTGCTGATGGCGCTGACCGCGAGGCTGCTGCCGGTGGAGAAAGGGTTCTTCGCCCGATGA